One Rhodospirillaceae bacterium genomic window, CTATGCCAGGAATCGCCAGCGCCTCGGGCATGCGGTGCTGCGCATCGTGGAACCGGCCGACCTCCTGTCCATCGAGCAGGCGCGCGAACGGTTGAAGGCCCTGCTGGGCGATTTCCCGGACTGGACAGAGCTGGCGGCCTTCCTGCCGGAGGATCTGCGCGAGGGCCTCACCATGCGGTCCGCCGTCGCCTCGACGCTCGTCGCCAGCCTGGAAATGGCGCGGGCGGGCGACGTGCAGATCCGGCAGGACAGCGCCTTCGGGCCGATCCTGCTGCGCGACGGCCGCAAACGATGAGCGGCGCCGGTTCGCCGGAAGACCCGGCCGCTGCGCCGGAATCCGGCAGCACGGCCGGCAGCGATCCGGTGGCAGCCGACGGCGGGGCCGACAGCAGGACCGTCCGGCTGATCGAGGCGCTGCTGTTTTCCGCCGCCGAACCGGTCCGCGAGTCGGACCTGGCGCAGCGGCTGCCGGATCCCGGCCAGCTCGACCCGGCGCTGAAAATCCTGCGCAGCCTGTACGAAAACCGGGGCGTCGAGCTGTACAGGGCGGGCGACGCCTGGGCGTTCCGGACCGCGCCCGACCTGGGCGACGCCCTCAGGATCGAGCGGTCGACGGTGCGAAAACTGTCCCGCGCAGCGGTCGAGACGCTGGCGGTCATCGCCTATCATCAGCCGGTGACCCGCGCAGAGATCGAGGAAATCCGGGGTGTCGGGCAAAGCCGCGGCACCCTCGACCTGTTGCTGGAGGCCGGCTGGATCAAGCCGGGCCGCCGCCGCCAGACGCCGGGCCGGCCGCTGACCTGGATCACCACCCAGGCCTTTCTCGACCATTTCGGCCTGGAGAATGTCGGGGACCTCCCGGGCGTCGCGGATCTCAAGGCCTCCGGCCTGCTCGACAAGCGGCCGGCCATCGAGGCGTTCCGCGACATGGCGGGCTCTCATACGCCGGAGGACGCAGAGAACGCGGGGGAAGCGGCGGAAGGCGCCGATCCGGCAGAGGCTGCCGCCGATACCGACTGACCGGCGCGCGAACCTGCGGCACATTGCGACTGCAAATCATTTGCAACAGTGCTAAGGGCGCACGCTATCGCTTGTCTGCCGAAGTCGCGTCGTGCCCGCCGATTCGCCCGTTGCCACGCTGAACGCCTCCCCCGGAACCGTGAGCGCGCCGCCGCTCAGGCCGGCGCGCGCCGTCTGGGGGCTCGGTCTGGCGGCGGTTCTCGGCGCCGTCCTCCTGCCGATTGCCGTGGTGCTGGCGCACCTGTTCGTCCCGACCGGCGACCTGTGGGCCCATCTCGCGTCGACCGTCCTGCCCCGCTATGTCGTCAACACGCTGTGGCTGATCGCCGGCGTCGGCGTGCTGACGCTGATCGGCGGGGTCGGCACGGCCTGGCTGGTCAGCCTGTGCCGCTTTCCCGGCCGGCGGTTCTTTTCCTGGGCGCTCCTGCTGCCCTTCGCCATGCCGGCCTACGTCATCGCCTACACCTATACCGGGCTGCTCGACTTTTCCGGTCCGGTCCAGACCGGATTGCGCGACCTGTTCGGCTGGTCCGCCGGCGACTACCCGGCGCCGAACATCCGGTCGCTGGCCGGCGCGATCGTCATGCTGAGCCTCGTCCTGTACCCCTATGTCTACCTGCTCAGCCGGTCGGCGTTTCTCGAACAATCCATCTGTTCGCTCGAGGTCAGCCGCACGCTGGGCTGCACGCCGGCGCAGGCGATGTGGCGGGTCGCGCTGCCGCTGGCCCGGCCGTCCATCGTCGCCGGCATGGC contains:
- the scpB gene encoding SMC-Scp complex subunit ScpB, with the protein product MSGAGSPEDPAAAPESGSTAGSDPVAADGGADSRTVRLIEALLFSAAEPVRESDLAQRLPDPGQLDPALKILRSLYENRGVELYRAGDAWAFRTAPDLGDALRIERSTVRKLSRAAVETLAVIAYHQPVTRAEIEEIRGVGQSRGTLDLLLEAGWIKPGRRRQTPGRPLTWITTQAFLDHFGLENVGDLPGVADLKASGLLDKRPAIEAFRDMAGSHTPEDAENAGEAAEGADPAEAAADTD